In a single window of the bacterium genome:
- a CDS encoding NADH-quinone oxidoreductase subunit D — protein sequence MLSQIKGSTESSFGTDEYVVNMGPQHPATHGVLRLVVKLDGETVKETIPVLGYLHRSIEKICENRTYSQCITYTDRVDYVSAMSVNLAFALATERLMGLEAPPRAQWLRMIFVELQRIASHLLWMGAFAGDIGALTPFLYGLRERERILDLFEMTCGQRLTYNYIRIGGVMIDILPEFPEKCRAFLDYFEPKIAEYEGLLTYNPIFLERTKGVGVISPELGMNAGICGPSLRGSGVSCDVRKQQPYLFYDQVKFKECLEMDGDCWARYKVRMNELRECVSIIRQCLDRLEPGPIETKLPPVLKAPPASEIYSRIESSRGEMGIYLVGDGTPKPYKAKFRCASFSNTYILDQLTRGWKVADIMAVLGSLDMIVPEVDR from the coding sequence TTGTTAAGCCAAATTAAGGGCTCGACCGAATCCTCCTTCGGGACGGACGAGTACGTCGTCAACATGGGCCCCCAGCATCCGGCCACCCATGGAGTGCTCCGTTTGGTGGTCAAACTGGATGGAGAGACCGTGAAGGAGACCATCCCGGTCTTGGGTTATCTTCACCGGTCGATCGAAAAGATCTGCGAGAACCGCACTTATTCCCAATGCATCACCTATACCGACCGGGTCGATTACGTCTCGGCCATGAGCGTTAACTTGGCCTTCGCGCTCGCCACCGAGCGCTTGATGGGTCTGGAGGCTCCTCCTCGCGCCCAATGGTTACGGATGATCTTCGTGGAGCTGCAACGTATCGCCAGCCACCTGCTTTGGATGGGTGCCTTCGCGGGGGACATCGGGGCCTTGACCCCCTTCCTTTACGGCCTGAGGGAACGGGAACGGATCCTGGATCTCTTCGAAATGACCTGTGGTCAGCGCTTGACCTACAACTACATCCGGATCGGCGGGGTCATGATCGACATCCTGCCCGAGTTCCCCGAGAAGTGCCGGGCCTTCCTTGACTACTTTGAGCCAAAGATCGCCGAATATGAGGGCTTGCTGACCTACAACCCCATTTTCCTGGAGCGCACGAAAGGCGTGGGGGTCATTTCCCCCGAACTGGGCATGAACGCTGGGATCTGTGGACCTTCTTTGCGGGGGTCGGGCGTCTCCTGCGACGTGCGGAAACAGCAACCTTACCTCTTTTATGACCAGGTGAAGTTCAAGGAGTGCCTGGAGATGGATGGGGATTGCTGGGCCCGTTATAAGGTCCGGATGAACGAACTTCGCGAATGCGTGTCGATCATACGGCAATGCCTGGATCGCCTGGAGCCGGGCCCCATCGAGACCAAATTGCCACCGGTCCTGAAGGCGCCCCCGGCCAGCGAGATCTATTCCCGTATCGAGTCCTCCCGCGGTGAAATGGGGATCTACCTGGTGGGTGACGGGACGCCCAAACCCTATAAGGCGAAGTTCCGCTGCGCCTCTTTCAGCAATACCTACATCCTGGACCAGTTGACCCGTGGCTGGAAAGTGGCCGACATCATGGCGGTGCTGGGAAGCCTCGATATGATCGTGCCCGAAGTGGACCGCTGA
- a CDS encoding polyprenyl synthetase family protein, whose amino-acid sequence MILTELTAPIQSDLDKVERTIAETLKTENLFIQQMVDYLAHSNGKRIRPALAILSSKYCGEVTDATIALGAALEMIHVATLIHDDIIDNSETRRKQKTLNFKWGNEVSVLMGDYVFAASFYLMAKKLPKNVISALADTTNIICRGEISETFHRFNAGLTQDQYFEVIREKTASLLAASCQTGAMLSGGDRQETDCLHRFGLGIGMAFQVIDDTLDYTGKEAKLGKPVMSDLREGKLTLPILLCMESCSPEERERTKGIILGKVKEEADLVFIQSLVDKYKAIERSIARARQFVDEAKGALDELGTERSKAELMQVADFLIDRDF is encoded by the coding sequence TTGATCCTGACCGAATTGACGGCCCCCATCCAAAGCGACCTGGACAAGGTCGAACGGACCATCGCCGAGACCCTCAAGACCGAGAATTTATTCATCCAACAGATGGTCGATTACTTGGCGCATTCCAATGGGAAAAGGATCCGCCCCGCCCTGGCCATTCTTTCCTCGAAGTATTGCGGGGAAGTTACGGATGCCACGATCGCCTTGGGTGCGGCCTTGGAAATGATCCATGTGGCCACCCTTATCCATGACGACATCATCGATAATTCGGAAACCCGACGGAAGCAAAAGACCCTCAATTTCAAGTGGGGCAATGAGGTCTCGGTGCTCATGGGGGACTATGTTTTCGCGGCTTCTTTTTACCTCATGGCCAAAAAACTCCCCAAGAACGTCATCAGCGCCCTGGCGGACACCACCAACATCATCTGCCGGGGGGAGATCTCGGAGACCTTCCACCGGTTCAACGCGGGCCTGACCCAGGACCAGTATTTCGAGGTGATCCGCGAAAAAACGGCCTCGCTCCTAGCGGCCAGTTGTCAGACGGGTGCCATGCTGTCCGGGGGCGACCGGCAGGAGACGGATTGCCTTCATCGCTTCGGACTGGGCATCGGCATGGCCTTCCAGGTCATCGACGACACCTTGGATTACACGGGCAAAGAAGCCAAACTGGGAAAACCCGTCATGAGCGACCTTCGCGAGGGGAAGCTGACGCTCCCGATTCTTTTGTGCATGGAATCCTGCAGCCCGGAAGAGCGGGAAAGGACGAAGGGGATCATCTTGGGCAAAGTAAAGGAAGAGGCCGACCTCGTTTTCATCCAATCCCTCGTTGACAAATATAAGGCCATTGAACGCTCCATTGCCCGGGCACGACAGTTCGTGGACGAGGCGAAGGGCGCTCTGGATGAATTGGGAACGGAAAGGTCCAAAGCGGAATTGATGCAGGTCGCCGATTTCTTGATCGACCGTGACTTTTAG
- a CDS encoding NADH-quinone oxidoreductase subunit A — protein sequence MLEQYGYVLVFLIAGVFFILGAFVTNWLLGPNGLLGLQYKYHRETLVDTYECGMETYGTSWVRFNVSFYLYALLFVIFDIETVFLYPWAVSFRQLGLAGFVEMIIFISILLVGLAYAWKKEALRWE from the coding sequence ATGCTCGAACAATACGGCTACGTTTTGGTCTTCCTCATCGCCGGTGTCTTCTTCATTCTCGGCGCCTTCGTCACCAATTGGCTCCTGGGTCCCAACGGCCTCCTGGGCCTACAATACAAATACCACCGCGAGACCCTGGTCGATACCTATGAGTGCGGCATGGAGACCTATGGGACCTCCTGGGTCCGGTTCAACGTCAGCTTTTACCTTTATGCCCTCCTTTTCGTCATCTTCGACATTGAAACCGTGTTCCTTTATCCCTGGGCGGTCTCTTTCCGGCAGCTCGGTCTTGCTGGTTTCGTGGAAATGATCATTTTCATCAGTATCCTGCTGGTGGGCCTGGCTTACGCGTGGAAGAAGGAGGCGTTGCGATGGGAGTAG
- a CDS encoding NADH-quinone oxidoreductase subunit C produces the protein MNLEELKTKIETDFKDQVQSVVLSAQKEILITVKPDQYLTLCKALRDRAEYKFQHLSDLTAVDYNKENKITVVCHLWSYHFAHQVTVKLDCDRSNPKAPTLVPIWESANWLEREVFDLYGVVFDGHPDLRRIMMPEDYVKYPLRKDFTDDGFIVKPN, from the coding sequence ATGAACCTCGAAGAGCTCAAAACCAAGATCGAAACGGATTTCAAGGACCAGGTCCAGTCCGTGGTCCTGTCCGCCCAAAAAGAGATCCTGATCACCGTCAAACCCGATCAGTACCTGACCCTTTGCAAGGCCCTGCGGGACCGCGCCGAGTACAAATTCCAGCACCTCTCGGACCTGACGGCCGTGGACTATAACAAAGAGAACAAGATCACGGTGGTCTGCCACCTTTGGTCCTACCATTTCGCCCATCAAGTCACGGTCAAGTTGGACTGCGACCGGTCCAATCCGAAGGCACCCACCCTTGTGCCAATATGGGAGAGCGCCAATTGGTTGGAAAGGGAAGTGTTCGATCTCTATGGGGTGGTCTTTGATGGCCATCCGGATTTGCGCCGAATCATGATGCCGGAAGACTACGTCAAGTATCCCTTACGGAAGGATTTCACGGATGACGGATTTATTGTTAAGCCAAATTAA
- a CDS encoding NADH-quinone oxidoreductase subunit B family protein, with protein MGVGLKGLSKGEIEMMESESKVPGLWTLDKAVGFIFRWARKNSLWPLQFGTACCAIEMMATAAGRYDISRFGAEVFRPSPRQADLIIAAGTITEKMGYALKKLYEQMPKPSWVIAMGSCTIAGGPYYYDSYTVVKGIDSFVPVDVYVPGCPPRPESLLHGLMAIQKKIEDEPIFRRRIE; from the coding sequence ATGGGAGTAGGATTGAAAGGCCTTTCCAAGGGCGAGATCGAGATGATGGAGTCCGAAAGCAAGGTCCCGGGCCTCTGGACCCTGGACAAGGCGGTGGGTTTCATTTTCCGCTGGGCCCGCAAGAATTCCCTCTGGCCCTTGCAGTTCGGGACCGCCTGTTGCGCCATCGAGATGATGGCCACCGCCGCGGGGCGTTATGACATCTCCCGTTTTGGAGCCGAGGTTTTCCGGCCCTCCCCGCGTCAGGCGGACCTGATCATCGCCGCAGGCACCATCACCGAGAAAATGGGTTATGCCCTCAAGAAGCTCTACGAGCAGATGCCGAAACCCAGCTGGGTCATTGCCATGGGTAGTTGCACCATCGCCGGGGGCCCCTACTATTACGATTCTTATACGGTGGTGAAGGGGATCGATTCCTTCGTTCCGGTGGACGTCTATGTCCCTGGCTGTCCCCCACGTCCCGAGTCGTTGTTGCATGGCCTGATGGCCATCCAAAAGAAGATCGAGGACGAGCCGATCTTCCGCCGTCGCATCGAATAG